From Alloacidobacterium dinghuense:
TTACCAGGATGACCTCCGTGGGAGGATCGGACTTGGCATCCATTCCATGGAAGGCCTGAAAGGTAACGATCTTTTCCGGCTGACCATTGTCAAGCAGCGTAAAGTCCTGCTGCTTGAGTCCGGCTACCGAATTTCCTGATTTGTCCGTCACAGTAACATCGACTCGGATGATGCCTTGCGTCGTATCTGGCATAGCGCCAGACTCGTTTGCAGCCGGCTTTGGGATCGCAGCGCCCTGTTGCTGCGCAAACGCAGCAGTAGAGATTCCGAGGAGAAATACAGCGCAAATCCGGGTTAGCATCATCGATCAATCGCCGGAACGCACACCATATCTTCGATACACGACTCTTGACCGATCATGGTCCAATCTTCGCATACGAGTTAACCCCCACAGTAAAACTCCCGAAGCAACCTCTGGCGTAAAAAGAAGCATCCGGGGTCGTGATACCATTTCCGCAAATGGCTGGCTCCGCGCCCCAGCCGGAGGTCCTATGAGCCAATTCACTCGTCGCGATTTCCTCAAAACTTCCATTGCTGCCGGCACTGTAGCCAGCCTCGGCCCGCTTTCTCTTGGCGCCACAACTCGCACAGCCACCGACATGGTCACGCTGGGGAAATCCGGCATGCAGGTCACGCGCCTCGCCTTCGGCACCGGAAGCAGCAACGGCCATGTGCAGGCCGCGCTGGGCCAGCAGGAATTCACGCGGCTCGTGCATTACGCATATGATCGCGGCATCCGCTTCTTTGAAACCGCCGAGGCTTACGTCACGCCGGCGATGCTCGGAGAAGCGCTCAAAAGCTTCCCGCGCGACAGCTATCAGCTGATGACGAAGGTGACCACGAATCACACCAGCGATCCGCAACAGCGCTTCGACGACTTGCGCCGCACCTCGCAAACCGAATACTTCGACATTCTGCTGCTCCACTGGCAACACACGCCTGACTGGGTCTCCGAATCCGCCCGGTGGCAGGACGGCATTCTCGAGGCGCAGTCAAAGAAGGTCATCCGCGCGCGCGGCGCATCGGTCCACGGCCTGCCCGCTCTGCGCCAGATGCCCGGCAACAAATGGCTCGAAGTTGCGATGATCCGCATGAACCACAATGGCACGCGCATGGACGGCCCCACATGGGAAGACAACAACAACCCCGACCACGTGAGTGAAGTCGTCGAACACGTGAAACAGGTGCACAAGGAAGGCATGGGCGTCATCAGCATGAAGCTCGTCGGCGACGGCGCCTTTACGCGCCGCGAAGACCGCCAGGCCGCGATGCGATTTGCCTTCCAGCACGCTGGGGTGGATTGCGTTACCGTCGGCTTCAAGAACACGCAGGAAGTCGACGAGGCCATCAACAATCTCAATCTCGCGCTGGCCTGACGGGACGGCCCATTCTATGCCAACAATGCAGCGCGTCACTTTGTCCCAGGTTCGCTACGTCGGACAGACGGCACGACCGGCGCATGGCTTCTTGGATGGCTATCAAGCCTGATCCCCTGTACTCTCATTCCTGAGCATGGCACGACTCAGAAGCCCCGAAAAACGCAGCGCAATCCTTGAAGCAGCGATACACGAGATCGCAGAGAATGGCATTGGCGCGGCTACGGCAAAGATAGCTGCCCGCGCTGGCGTCGCCAACGGCACGCTCTTCACCTACTTCGCCAGCAAGGAAGAGTTGCTCAATGAGCTCTATCTCGATCTGAAGAACGAGTTCTACCGCAGAGTCAACGCCGACTTCCCGCAAAAAGCCAGTCTTGAGCGTCGAACATGGCATGTGTGGTCGAGTTTTCTCGATTG
This genomic window contains:
- a CDS encoding aldo/keto reductase, yielding MSQFTRRDFLKTSIAAGTVASLGPLSLGATTRTATDMVTLGKSGMQVTRLAFGTGSSNGHVQAALGQQEFTRLVHYAYDRGIRFFETAEAYVTPAMLGEALKSFPRDSYQLMTKVTTNHTSDPQQRFDDLRRTSQTEYFDILLLHWQHTPDWVSESARWQDGILEAQSKKVIRARGASVHGLPALRQMPGNKWLEVAMIRMNHNGTRMDGPTWEDNNNPDHVSEVVEHVKQVHKEGMGVISMKLVGDGAFTRREDRQAAMRFAFQHAGVDCVTVGFKNTQEVDEAINNLNLALA